Proteins encoded by one window of Lepeophtheirus salmonis chromosome 3, UVic_Lsal_1.4, whole genome shotgun sequence:
- the LOC121115466 gene encoding cuticle protein 21-like, producing MYPKISIPLLLLVALSASLVIGDDFRSGSYDTPANYNFNWNVQDDYSNNNFGQEETRNGDNTVGSYFVALPDGRIQRVTYTVDPYGGYQAQVTYEGEARYPTPAKQGGGRYN from the coding sequence ATGTATCCCAAAATCTCGATTCCCCTCCTTCTTCTCGTCGCTCTTTCCGCTTCTCTCGTAATCGGAGATGACTTCCGCTCCGGTTCATATGATACCCCTGCTAACTACAACTTCAACTGGAACGTTCAAGATGACTACTCCAATAATAACTTTGGACAGGAAGAGACTCGCAATGGAGATAATACCGTTGGATCCTACTTTGTGGCTCTCCCTGATGGTCGTATTCAAAGAGTTACATATACAGTTGATCCCTATGGTGGATATCAAGCCCAAGTTACATATGAGGGTGAGGCTCGTTACCCCACTCCAGCTAAGCAAGGAGGTGGAAGATACAATTAA